The Arachis hypogaea cultivar Tifrunner chromosome 16, arahy.Tifrunner.gnm2.J5K5, whole genome shotgun sequence genome contains a region encoding:
- the LOC112758083 gene encoding epoxide hydrolase 2, with protein MEGIEHTRVEVNGINMHVAVKGQGPVVLFLHGFPELWYSWRHQILALSHKGYRCVAPDLRGFGDTDAPASVDSYNCVHVVSDLVALIQSLQVEKVFLVAHDWGAIIGWYLCLFRPELVKAYVCLSVPFFRRNPTVPTVDSMRALHGDDYYICRFQEEGKVEAEMAPLGAEYVIKNMLTNRRIGPPIFPKGEYGTAFNPDMTEDLPSWLTQQDLAYFVSKFEKTGFTGGLNYYRNFNKNWELTAPWSGAKIKVPVKFIAGELDSVYTSLGMKDYIESGGFKEDVPGLEEVIIQPGVAHFNNQETPHDITNHIYNFITKF; from the exons ATGGAGGGAATAGAACACACAAGAGTGGAAGTGAATGGCATCAACATGCATGTTGCAGTAAAAGGGCAAGGCCCGGTGGTGCTCTTCCTCCACGGCTTCCCAGAGCTCTGGTACTCCTGGCGCCACCAGATTCTCGCTCTCAGCCACAAAGGGTACCGCTGCGTGGCCCCCGATCTCCGCGGCTTCGGAGACACCGATGCTCCTGCTTCCGTGGACAGTTATAATTGCGTCCACGTTGTGAGTGACCTTGTTGCACTTATTCAGTCTCTTCAAGTCGAGAAAGTGTTCTTAGTGGCTCATGATTGGGGTGCAATCATCGGTTGGTACCTCTGCTTGTTTCGTCCTGAACTAGTCAAAGCTTATGTATGCCTCAGTGTGCCTTTCTTCCGAAGAAACCCCACAGTTCCCACCGTTGACTCCATGCGTGCTCTCCATGGAGATGACTACTATATCTGCAGATTTCAG GAAGAAGGCAAAGTGGAAGCTGAGATGGCTCCTCTTGGGGCTGAGTATGTGATCAAGAACATGCTTACAAATCGCAGGATAGGTCCTCCAATATTTCCTAAGGGAGAGTATGGAACCGCTTTCAATCCTGATATGACAGAAGACTTGCCTTCCTGGCTCACTCAACAAGATCTTGCTTATTTTGTCTCCAAATTCGAAAAGACTGGTTTCACCGGAGGATTGAATTACTATAGGAATTTTAACAA GAACTGGGAGCTGACGGCACCATGGAGTGGAGCGAAGATCAAAGTGCCGGTGAAATTCATAGCAGGTGAGTTGGACTCGGTATACACATCGTTAGGGATGAAAGATTATATTGAGAGTGGAGGTTTCAAGGAAGATGTGCCAGGCTTGGAGGAAGTCATTATTCAACCGGGAGTAGCCCACTTCAACAATCAGGAGACGCCACATGATATCACTAATCACATTTACAACTTCATTACCAAGTTCTGA